The Cydia pomonella isolate Wapato2018A chromosome 20, ilCydPomo1, whole genome shotgun sequence genome contains a region encoding:
- the LOC133529420 gene encoding uncharacterized protein LOC133529420, translating to MVNPTGAVSSCGGSIIHPEWGLTAAHCTATRVTMVLRAGAVSLWRPELIFETFEYFNHPLYIDALQSIVQPHDIAILKFQRTITFSDRVQPIRVQNSLDKNRDYNGVRLEASGWGRTWTNGATPENLQWVYLSGDSNERCRSAYGGSSIIVDSTICASAYNVTSQSTCQGDSGGPLVELEEDGKYTLIGVTSFVSALGCHADMPAGFIRPGHYHDWITDVTGINFDWVPEPPTDSSESKSSESSSSESKSSDSSSSESKSSESSSSESKSSESKESSESKETSESISKETSESESKETNETESKETTETESKETNESESNDTNESESNETQETIESESKETSDEESKESAETESKETTETESKETAEAESNEKETSEAESRETTETESKETTETESNETAEAESEETSEAVSQETVETESNETVEAESNETIEAESNETVETESKETTEAESEETTETESKETTETESNETAEAESKETSETVSQETVETESKETVEAESNETVEADSNETVETESKETTEAESEETTETESKETTETESNETSEAVSQETVETESKETVEAESNETVEADSNETVEAESNETVEAESKETTEAESAETTEETSEEAQSRLFWSVFRSASLSVFGK from the exons CCGCGTCACCATGGTGCTTCGCGCCGGCGCAGTCAGCCTGTGGCGTCCGGAGCTCATCTTCGAGACTTTCGAGTATTTCAATCATCCCCTGTATATTGATGCCCTGCAGTCCATCGTGCAGCCTCATGACATCGCCATACTGAAGTTCCAACGTACCATCACCTTCTCTG ACCGTGTGCAGCCCATCCGTGTCCAGAACTCTCTCGACAAGAACCGCGACTACAATGGTGTGAGGCTTGAAGCTTCTGGCTGGGGGCGCACTTGGACCAACG GAGCTACTCCCGAGAACTTGCAGTGGGTGTACCTGTCCGGAGACTCGAACGAGCGCTGCCGGTCTGCGTACGGCGGGAGCTCCATAATCGTAGACTCCACCATCTGCGCCAGTGCCTACAATGTCACCAGTCAGTCTACTTGTCAG GGTGACAGTGGCGGCCCTCTCGTCGAGTTGGAAGAAGACGGCAAATACACGCTGATCGGAGTCACCTCCTTCGTGTCAGCTCTCGGCTGCCATGCTGACATGCCTGCCG GTTTCATTCGTCCCGGACACTACCACGATTGGATTACCGACGTGACTGGTATCAACTTCGACTGGGTCCCTGAACCGCCCACCGACTCCAGTGAGTCCAAATCTAGCGAGTCCAGCTCTAGCGAGTCTAAATCCAGCGATTCCAGCTCGAGTGAGTCTAAATCCAGTGAGTCCAGCTCAAGTGAGTCTAAATCCAGTGAGTCTAAGGAGTCTTCTGAATCTAAGGAAACCTCTGAGAGCATATCCAAGGAGACATCTGAGTCAGAATCTAAGGAAACCAATGAGACCGAATCTAAGGAAACTACTGAAACCGAATCTAAGGAGACTAATGAGTCAGAATCTAACGATACCAATGAGTCAGAATCTAATGAAACCCAAGAAACCATAGAAAGTGAATCTAAGGAAACCTCTGATGAAGAATCCAAGGAATCCGCTGAGACAGAGTCTAAGGAAACCACGGAGACTGAGTCTAAGGAGACCGCTGAAGCAGAATCTAATGAG AAGGAAACCTCTGAGGCCGAATCCAGAGAAACCACTGAGACCGAATCAAAGGAAACCACGGAGACAGAATCCAATGAGACCGCTGAAGCAGAATCAGAGGAGACGTCTGAGGCCGTATCCCAGGAAACAGTAGAAACGGAATCTAATGAAACTGTTGAGGCGGAATCTAATGAAACCATTGAGGCCGAATCTAATGAAACCGTTGAGACCGAATCTAAGGAGACCACTGAGGCCGAATCTGAGGAAACCACTGAGACCGAATCAAAGGAAACTACGGAGACAGAATCCAATGAGACAGCTGAAGCAGAATCCAAAGAAACGTCTGAGACCGTATCCCAGGAAACAGTAGAAACGGAATCTAAGGAAACAGTTGAGGCCGAATCTAATGAAACCGTTGAAGCTGATTCTAATGAAACTGTTGAGACCGAATCTAAGGAGACCACTGAGGCCGAATCTGAGGAAACCACTGAGACCGAATCAAAGGAAACTACGGAGACCGAATCCAATGAAACATCCGAGGCCGTATCCCAGGAAACAGTAGAAACGGAATCTAAGGAAACAGTTGAGGCCGAATCTAATGAAACCGTTGAAGCTGATTCTAATGAAACCGTTGAGGCCGAATCTAATGAAACTGTTGAGGCCGAATCTAAGGAGACCACTGAGGCCGAATCTGCGGAAACAACTGAAGAAACTAGTGAGGAAGCACAGTCTCGCCTTTTCTGGTCCGTTTTCCGCAGTGCCTCGTTGAGTGTCtttggaaaataa
- the LOC133529423 gene encoding leucine-rich repeat-containing protein 47-like, which produces MGVWPEVTTVKNENRHEIKLSGASISQRISEEGLDNNLFQLTNLNLLNISDTCLTIIPDDIKRLVNLQSLLLFGNKLQEFNENITSLPKLKVLDLSRNEIKSIPDGLNKMKELTSINFSSNQIEAMPKFVDFPNLIIVDVSNNKLTEFIDLEGAHLPHLTDLKLKGNAIETIPSYLPQSLPSLKNYDMGDNKIKIVPGELANLQKLKELNLKGNKLADKRLMKLVDQCRTKQVLDYVREHCPRSDSQAQTKGKGKKGSKKQEDTPIEEAVCDLSHSMKILYVEDNIPNVQIIESQVGAVRPYILCCIVNDLSFTEASFKKFIQMQTKLHDTVCEKRNVATIATHDLKKIAPGNLTYTAKPPNVLKLVPLGRSKPFTGEQLLQQLVAEAEALRKEKKRNVYSGIHKYLYLLEGKPKYPCLQDSKGEVISFPPITNSEITKMSHESTSMFVEVTSHASLGSCKTVLDKFLLETLLLGQASQEQSYHTLNVQQVKIVDTEGNLKSVYPSRTDCVYEDAANVKVFRLPKK; this is translated from the exons ATGGGAGTTTGGCCAGAAGTAACAACTGTGAAAAATGAGAACAGACATGAAATTAAGCTATCTGGCGCGTCAATATCACAACGAATATCCGAAGAAGGTTTAGACAACAATTTGTTCCAATTAACCAATTTAAACCTGCTAAATATTAGTGATACGTGCCTCACGATTATTCCTGATGATATAAAGAGGTTAGTTAACCTACAATCACTGTTATTATTCGGAAACAAACTGCAAGAATTTAACGAAAATATAACCTCTTTACCAAAATTAAAGGTGCTCGATTTGTCCAGAAACGAAATTAAAAGTATCCCAGACGGTCTGAATAAGATGAAAGAATTGACAAGCATCAATTTCAGTTCGAACCAAATTGAAGCTATGCCGAAATTTGTCGATTTTCCCAACTTAATTATAGTTGATGTgtctaataataaattaaccgaGTTTATAGATCTGGAAGGCGCTCATTTGCCTCATTTGACGGATCTTAAGCTGAAAGGCAACGCTATTGAGACAATCCCGAGCTATTTGCCACAAAGTTTGCCATCACTGAAGAACTATGATATGGGtgataacaaaatcaaaattgtcCCAGGAGAACTTGCTAATCTGCAAAAATTAAAAG AACTAAACCTCAAAGGCAACAAGCTTGCTGACAAGCGTCTCATGAAACTAGTCGACCAGTGCCGCACTAAGCAAGTGCTAGATTATGTCAGGGAACACTGTCCGAGGAGTGATTCTCAAGCCCAGACAAAAGGAAAAGGAAAAAAGGGCTCCAAAAAACAAGAAGACACACCAATCGAAGAAGCTGTCTGTGATCTAAGCCATTCAATGAAGATTCTATATGTCGAAGATAATATCCCTAACGTACAAATCATAGAATCTCAAGTTGGCGCTGTCCGTCCGTACATACTGTGTTGTATTGTTAATGATTTGAGCTTTACCGAGGCGTCTTTTAAGAAGTTCATTCAGATGCAGACGAAACTCCATGACACGGTGTGCGAGAAGAGGAATGTTGCCACTATAGCCACACATGACTTAAAGAAAATTGCACCtg GAAACCTAACCTACACAGCCAAGCCCCCAAACGTCCTCAAGCTGGTACCACTCGGACGCTCCAAGCCGTTCACTGGTGAACAACTGTTGCAACAACTGGTGGCGGAGGCAGAGGCGCTCAGAAAGGAGAAGAAGAGGAATGTGTACTCGGGGATACATAA GTATTTATACCTACTGGAGGGCAAGCCAAAGTACCCATGCCTGCAGGACTCCAAAGGGGAGGTCATCAGCTTCCCGCCCATCACCAACTCGGAAATCACCAAG ATGTCGCATGAGAGCACAAGCATGTTCGTGGAAGTGACTTCCCACGCGTCCCTCGGCTCCTGCAAGACTGTCCTCGACAAGTTCCTGCTGGAGACGCTGCTGCTGGGACAGGCTAGTCAGGAACAAAGCTACCACACGTTGAACGTACAACAG GTAAAAATAGTAGACACAGAAGGCAACCTGAAGAGCGTGTACCCGTCGCGCACGGACTGCGTGTACGAGGACGCGGCCAACGTCAAAGTGTTCCGGCTGCCTAAGAAATAA